A stretch of Lathyrus oleraceus cultivar Zhongwan6 chromosome 6, CAAS_Psat_ZW6_1.0, whole genome shotgun sequence DNA encodes these proteins:
- the LOC127092222 gene encoding hydroxyisourate hydrolase isoform X2: protein MQYTFEALIKLRTQILVLLIIMKPETCFVLSLLLSILCLAVGVHVRVGDDYSRSDFPVDFVFGSGTSAYQVEGAANEDGRTPSIWDTFAYAGFARGGNGDVACDTYHKYKEDAKLMVETGLDAYRFSISWSRLIPNGTGPVNPKGLQYYNNLINELISNGIQPHVTLHNFDLPQALEDDYEGWLSRDVIKDFTNYADVCFREFGDRVKYWATVNEPNIFATGSYDQGISPPQRCSPPFCIIASSKGNSTFEPYLAAHHMLLAHSSAVRLYRRKYREQQHGFVGISLYTFGTVPQTNTEKDRAACERIRTFYIGWFMEPLLHGDYPKLMKENAGARIPAFTVRESEQVKGSFDFIGIIHYSKFNVSDNSDALKTTVRDFNADSGARLLAIEDILGDTEYPMAPWALQEVLETFKTLYGNPPMFIHENGQRTASNASLDDVSRVEYMQAYIGSTLDSLRNGSNVKGYFVWSFMDAFELLDGYKSGFGLYSVDRNDPELRRYPKLSAKWYKQFLNGSRTSLVGAIELKEDSSLASLENSFQ from the exons ATGCAATATACATTCGAGGCTCTTATAAAATTAAGAACGCAAATACTAGTATTATTGATAATAATGAAGCCAGAAACATGTTTTGTCTTGTCTTTGTTACTTTCTATCCTCTGTTTGGCTGTGGGAGTTCACGTGAGAGTTGGTGATGATTACAGCAGAAGTGATTTTCCCGTTGACtttgtttttggttcaggcacATCTGCCTATCAAGTGGAAGGAGCTGCTAATGAAGATGGAAGAACTCCTAGCATTTGGGATACATTTGCATATGCTG GGTTTGCGCGGGGTGGAAATGGAGATGTAGCCTGCGACACATACCACAAATACAAG GAAGATGCGAAGCTCATGGTTGAAACAGGCCTTGATGCCTATAGATTTTCCATTTCTTGGTCCAGATTGATACCAA ATGGTACAGGACCCGTCAATCCGAAGGGACTGCAGTACTACAACAATCTCATCAATGAACTCATTAGCAATG GTATCCAACCACATGTCACACTACACAACTTTGATCTTCCACAAGCACTTGAAGACGACTATGAAGGATGGCTTAGTCGTGATGTCAT AAAAGACTTCACGAACTATGCAGACGTGTGTTTTAGAGAGTTCGGAGATAGAGTCAAATATTGGGCAACTGTGAACGAGCCCAATATCTTTGCCACGGGTAGTTACGATCAGGGAATTAGCCCACCTCAACGATGTTCTCCTCCATTTTGTATTATAGCGAGCTCTAAGGGAAACTCAACATTTGAACCGTACCTGGCCGCACATCATATGTTGTTAGCTCATTCTTCTGCTGTGAGATTGTATAGAAGAAAGTACAGG GAGCAACAACATGGATTTGTTGGTATCTCTCTCTACACATTTGGGACAGTTCCTCAGACAAATACAGAGAAAGACAGGGCAGCATGTGAACGAATCCGTACTTTTTATATTGGTTG GTTTATGGAACCCTTGTTGCACGGAGACTATCCCAAATTGATGAAGGAAAATGCAGGCGCAAGAATACCGGCATTCACAGTTCGTGAATCTGAACAAGTTAAGGGTTCCTTCGACTTTATTGGCATAATTCACTACAGCAAATTTAATGTATCAGACAATTCTGATGCCCTCAAGACAACAGTAAGAGATTTCAATGCAGACTCGGGTGCAAGATTACTCG CGATAGAGGATATACTTGGAGACACAGAG TACCCTATGGCACCGTGGGCTTTACAAGAAGTGCTGGAAACATTCAAGACCCTTTATGGCAATCCACCTATGTTCATTCATGAAAATG GCCAACGGACAGCAAGCAATGCATCACTCGACGATGTATCAAGGGTGGAATACATGCAAGCATACATTGGTAGCACGCTTGATTCGTTGAG AAATGGATCAAATGTAAAGGGGTATTTTGTGTGGTCTTTCATGGATGCATTCGAGTTGTTGGATGGATATAAATCGGGCTTTGGACTATACTCTGTTGATAGGAATGATCCAGAGTTGAGAAGATacccaaagctctctgcaaaaTGGTATAAGCAGTTTTTGAATGGCTCAAGAACCTCTTTAGTTGGTGCTATTGAACTCAAGGAAGATTCATCACTTGCTTCTCTTGAAAATTCATTTCAGTAG
- the LOC127092222 gene encoding hydroxyisourate hydrolase isoform X4 yields MQYTFEALIKLRTQILVLLIIMKPETCFVLSLLLSILCLAVGVHVRVGDDYSRSDFPVDFVFGSGTSAYQVEGAANEDGRTPSIWDTFAYAGFARGGNGDVACDTYHKYKEDAKLMVETGLDAYRFSISWSRLIPNGTGPVNPKGLQYYNNLINELISNGIQPHVTLHNFDLPQALEDDYEGWLSRDVIKDFTNYADVCFREFGDRVKYWATVNEPNIFATGSYDQGISPPQRCSPPFCIIASSKGNSTFEPYLAAHHMLLAHSSAVRLYRRKYREQQHGFVGISLYTFGTVPQTNTEKDRAACERIRTFYIGWFMEPLLHGDYPKLMKENAGARIPAFTVRESEQVKGSFDFIGIIHYSKFNVSDNSDALKTTVRDFNADSGARLLAIEDILGDTEYPMAPWALQEVLETFKTLYGNPPMFIHENG; encoded by the exons ATGCAATATACATTCGAGGCTCTTATAAAATTAAGAACGCAAATACTAGTATTATTGATAATAATGAAGCCAGAAACATGTTTTGTCTTGTCTTTGTTACTTTCTATCCTCTGTTTGGCTGTGGGAGTTCACGTGAGAGTTGGTGATGATTACAGCAGAAGTGATTTTCCCGTTGACtttgtttttggttcaggcacATCTGCCTATCAAGTGGAAGGAGCTGCTAATGAAGATGGAAGAACTCCTAGCATTTGGGATACATTTGCATATGCTG GGTTTGCGCGGGGTGGAAATGGAGATGTAGCCTGCGACACATACCACAAATACAAG GAAGATGCGAAGCTCATGGTTGAAACAGGCCTTGATGCCTATAGATTTTCCATTTCTTGGTCCAGATTGATACCAA ATGGTACAGGACCCGTCAATCCGAAGGGACTGCAGTACTACAACAATCTCATCAATGAACTCATTAGCAATG GTATCCAACCACATGTCACACTACACAACTTTGATCTTCCACAAGCACTTGAAGACGACTATGAAGGATGGCTTAGTCGTGATGTCAT AAAAGACTTCACGAACTATGCAGACGTGTGTTTTAGAGAGTTCGGAGATAGAGTCAAATATTGGGCAACTGTGAACGAGCCCAATATCTTTGCCACGGGTAGTTACGATCAGGGAATTAGCCCACCTCAACGATGTTCTCCTCCATTTTGTATTATAGCGAGCTCTAAGGGAAACTCAACATTTGAACCGTACCTGGCCGCACATCATATGTTGTTAGCTCATTCTTCTGCTGTGAGATTGTATAGAAGAAAGTACAGG GAGCAACAACATGGATTTGTTGGTATCTCTCTCTACACATTTGGGACAGTTCCTCAGACAAATACAGAGAAAGACAGGGCAGCATGTGAACGAATCCGTACTTTTTATATTGGTTG GTTTATGGAACCCTTGTTGCACGGAGACTATCCCAAATTGATGAAGGAAAATGCAGGCGCAAGAATACCGGCATTCACAGTTCGTGAATCTGAACAAGTTAAGGGTTCCTTCGACTTTATTGGCATAATTCACTACAGCAAATTTAATGTATCAGACAATTCTGATGCCCTCAAGACAACAGTAAGAGATTTCAATGCAGACTCGGGTGCAAGATTACTCG CGATAGAGGATATACTTGGAGACACAGAG TACCCTATGGCACCGTGGGCTTTACAAGAAGTGCTGGAAACATTCAAGACCCTTTATGGCAATCCACCTATGTTCATTCATGAAAATG GATGA